In Parcubacteria group bacterium ADurb.Bin159, a single genomic region encodes these proteins:
- the ycgJ gene encoding putative methyltransferase YcgJ — MKSVEIKKYYNKRYSTNKIERPQKFYKKLISLIPQKKGRLLDVGCGTGMLLYFGELSGISSYGVDISEVAVNLARKRLGEKRAKIKVASAEKIPYKNNFFDYVFCIGTLEHFSDIRKGLKEISRVSNRKTRFYFLVPNSKFLLWMFTKEKGTEQPQEKILSLEEWSDVFEKEGFEILDIKKDVGPLTNKLIKNTIFTIGIKILPVKLTYQFLFTLKKK, encoded by the coding sequence ATGAAATCTGTAGAAATAAAAAAATATTACAATAAAAGGTACTCTACTAATAAAATAGAACGCCCGCAGAAATTTTATAAAAAATTAATATCTTTAATACCCCAAAAAAAAGGTAGATTGTTGGATGTTGGCTGTGGCACAGGAATGCTTTTATATTTCGGTGAGCTAAGTGGGATTTCTTCTTATGGGGTTGATATCTCGGAAGTTGCTGTTAATTTAGCTAGAAAAAGGTTAGGAGAAAAGAGGGCTAAAATTAAGGTTGCTTCAGCAGAAAAAATTCCGTATAAAAATAATTTTTTTGATTACGTTTTTTGTATAGGAACTTTAGAACATTTTAGTGATATTAGAAAAGGATTGAAGGAAATATCTAGGGTAAGTAACAGAAAAACAAGATTTTATTTTCTTGTACCTAATTCAAAATTTTTGTTATGGATGTTTACTAAGGAAAAAGGTACAGAACAACCCCAAGAAAAAATATTATCCCTCGAGGAGTGGTCGGATGTTTTTGAAAAAGAAGGGTTCGAAATCTTGGATATTAAGAAAGACGTGGGGCCATTAACTAATAAATTAATTAAAAATACAATTTTTACGATCGGAATAAAAATTTTGCCAGTAAAACTTACCTATCAATTTTTGTTTACTCTAAAAAAGAAATAG
- the pimB_2 gene encoding GDP-mannose-dependent alpha-(1-6)-phosphatidylinositol monomannoside mannosyltransferase, which translates to MKILFLTRSYPPTVGGMEIFNFNLISGFQKINKETYVIANTKGKKNLPFFLFSSFFKSLFLIKKNRIEHLHIGDSFLAPLGICLKKLTGVKTSINVYGLDITFPNRLYQAVIPYFVRKVDKIICISEATREECLKRNIAHEKCVVIPCGVNPEEFRVENQNKVRENTRAFLSKQLSLNLKDKKILLTVGRLVKRKGHQWFIANVMPKLPKDTIYLIAGDGEEKENIAQTITKLSLEKRVFLLGRISDELKKDLYNSSDLFIMPNINIKGDMEGFGIVAIEAGSAGLETIASNTEGIRDAIINGKTGWLAETGNSKDFVDKINGQRIKKETITKNVWENFSWEKIVERYIQELLSLEKLY; encoded by the coding sequence ATGAAAATACTTTTTTTAACCAGATCCTATCCGCCCACAGTCGGTGGGATGGAGATTTTTAACTTTAATCTGATTAGCGGTTTCCAGAAAATTAATAAAGAAACCTACGTAATTGCTAATACCAAGGGTAAAAAAAATTTACCCTTTTTCCTCTTTTCCTCTTTTTTCAAATCCCTTTTTTTAATCAAAAAAAACCGGATAGAACACCTGCATATTGGCGATAGTTTTCTTGCTCCGCTGGGGATTTGCCTTAAAAAACTTACCGGGGTTAAAACCTCAATTAATGTTTACGGTTTAGATATAACTTTTCCAAATAGACTATATCAAGCAGTTATTCCCTACTTCGTTAGAAAAGTAGATAAAATAATTTGTATTAGCGAGGCAACACGAGAAGAATGCCTTAAAAGAAACATTGCCCACGAGAAATGCGTGGTGATTCCTTGCGGCGTTAATCCCGAAGAATTCAGGGTTGAAAATCAAAATAAGGTTAGGGAAAATACCCGCGCCTTCTTGTCAAAACAGCTTTCCCTAAATTTAAAAGATAAAAAAATTCTTTTAACGGTGGGTCGGCTGGTTAAAAGAAAAGGCCACCAATGGTTTATTGCCAATGTAATGCCAAAATTGCCCAAAGATACAATTTATTTAATTGCCGGTGACGGCGAGGAAAAAGAGAATATCGCCCAAACTATTACCAAACTTAGCTTGGAAAAAAGAGTTTTTCTTTTAGGCAGAATATCGGACGAGCTCAAAAAAGACTTGTATAATTCCAGCGATTTGTTTATTATGCCAAATATTAACATCAAGGGCGATATGGAGGGCTTTGGTATTGTGGCCATTGAGGCCGGCAGCGCGGGGTTGGAAACAATTGCCTCCAACACCGAAGGGATAAGGGATGCGATTATAAACGGCAAAACCGGCTGGCTGGCAGAAACTGGAAATAGCAAAGACTTTGTTGATAAAATTAACGGCCAAAGGATTAAAAAAGAAACAATTACCAAAAACGTTTGGGAAAACTTTTCTTGGGAAAAAATAGTTGAGAGATATATCCAGGAACTCTTGTCTTTAGAAAAACTTTATTAA